A window of the Aminivibrio sp. genome harbors these coding sequences:
- a CDS encoding 3-isopropylmalate dehydratase large subunit — protein sequence MGRTAAEKIVSAHSGCDAVAGDFVVADVDLAMIHDTTGPIAIKAFEEYGKERVRAPSKMVVVLDHAAPSPNERISNLHVLLRNFASAQGIPLFDVGEGVCHQLVVEKGLVSPGGLAVGADSHTCTYGALNVFAFGIGSTDMSGVMLTGKLWLRVPGTMKVHIRGSMAEGTCAKDLMLHLIGRIGSDGADYLALSFCGDTVQAMSLSERMTLSNMAIECGAKAGLMEADEKCLAHLRALGKSEGLPAFDDGDAEFASMIDIDASRVPPQVSPPHSVDTAVPVTEAAGTEISQVYIGTCTNGRLDDLRIAARILAGKKVSPNCRLLVCPPSRKILADAMAEGILLQLVEAGATILPPGCGPCPGTHLGVPGDGENVLSTANRNFKGRMGNNKAGVYLASPATCAAGALEGRIADPRPFLTGKK from the coding sequence GTGGGCAGGACTGCAGCCGAGAAGATCGTTTCCGCGCACTCAGGCTGTGACGCCGTGGCGGGGGACTTCGTCGTAGCCGATGTCGACCTGGCCATGATCCACGACACCACGGGCCCGATCGCCATAAAGGCTTTCGAGGAATACGGAAAGGAGCGGGTCCGGGCCCCTTCTAAAATGGTCGTGGTCCTCGACCATGCCGCGCCGAGCCCCAACGAGCGGATCAGCAACCTTCACGTTCTTTTAAGAAATTTTGCCTCCGCCCAGGGAATTCCCCTCTTCGACGTCGGGGAGGGAGTCTGCCACCAGCTCGTGGTGGAAAAGGGACTCGTCTCTCCCGGGGGGCTCGCGGTGGGGGCCGACTCGCACACATGCACCTACGGGGCCCTCAACGTGTTCGCCTTCGGCATAGGGTCCACGGACATGAGCGGCGTCATGCTGACAGGAAAGCTCTGGCTCCGCGTTCCCGGAACGATGAAAGTCCATATCCGGGGGTCGATGGCCGAAGGAACCTGCGCCAAGGATCTTATGCTCCATCTCATCGGGAGAATCGGCTCCGACGGGGCGGACTACCTCGCCCTCTCCTTCTGCGGAGATACCGTTCAGGCCATGTCCCTTTCGGAGCGGATGACCCTGAGCAACATGGCCATCGAGTGCGGGGCGAAGGCAGGGCTCATGGAGGCGGATGAAAAGTGCCTGGCCCATCTCCGGGCGCTCGGGAAGAGTGAAGGGCTGCCCGCCTTCGACGACGGGGACGCGGAGTTCGCATCGATGATCGACATCGACGCCTCCCGGGTTCCTCCCCAGGTGAGCCCGCCCCATTCCGTGGACACGGCCGTTCCCGTTACGGAGGCCGCCGGGACGGAGATCAGCCAGGTCTATATCGGCACCTGCACCAACGGGAGACTTGACGATCTCAGGATCGCGGCGCGGATACTGGCAGGAAAAAAAGTGTCGCCCAACTGCCGGCTTCTTGTCTGTCCTCCTTCGAGAAAGATCCTGGCCGACGCCATGGCCGAGGGGATTCTGCTGCAGCTGGTGGAAGCAGGGGCGACAATACTTCCCCCCGGGTGCGGACCCTGCCCGGGCACGCATCTGGGTGTACCGGGAGACGGTGAAAACGTCCTTTCCACCGCCAACCGCAATTTCAAGGGCAGGATGGGGAACAACAAGGCGGGGGTCTACCTTGCATCCCCGGCCACGTGCGCCGCCGGCGCCCTCGAGGGACGGATTGCCGACCCGAGGCCGTTTCTCACGGGAAAAAAGTGA
- a CDS encoding TAXI family TRAP transporter solute-binding subunit, whose amino-acid sequence MKFRKDIVIRLVAAFMAMMLFAAGTANGEVHLNMGSTSSTSGVYAWCVAAANVINKADNGIQVTVVESGAGMDNLRKISSGVFDFAMAIDLPGSLQLYKGIEGFEGKQFKDVRWLFLRNIFADRLYVRKDSGVTTFGDLKGKKFCPGIPGSASAAYVMQYDKILGHNIQLVPSALGDAITALKENRIVGLQKSSGLNNIDASLIEVNLTTPLTVVGYSEEDVRKIQEKIPYMTFLKREKGSIKEFPEVGPIWEECPIAGAVATAAMPEEVGYQIVKAYVEGFDEIAAAYGPVKGFDPVGDYFRNAGDDVVPAHAGLIRYAKEKGIEVPERFIPPEYKK is encoded by the coding sequence ATGAAATTTCGAAAAGACATTGTTATCCGGCTGGTCGCGGCATTCATGGCGATGATGCTGTTCGCCGCCGGCACAGCGAACGGAGAAGTTCACCTGAACATGGGGAGCACCTCGTCCACCTCGGGGGTGTACGCCTGGTGCGTGGCCGCCGCCAACGTGATCAACAAAGCCGACAACGGCATCCAGGTCACGGTGGTGGAGAGCGGCGCCGGAATGGACAATCTCAGAAAGATCAGCTCCGGGGTGTTCGACTTCGCCATGGCCATCGACCTGCCTGGCTCGCTGCAGCTCTACAAGGGAATCGAGGGCTTCGAGGGCAAGCAGTTCAAGGATGTCCGCTGGCTCTTCCTGAGAAACATCTTCGCCGACCGCCTGTACGTCCGCAAGGATTCCGGTGTGACGACCTTCGGCGACCTGAAGGGCAAGAAGTTTTGCCCCGGCATTCCTGGGTCGGCCTCTGCAGCCTACGTGATGCAGTACGACAAAATACTCGGCCACAATATCCAGCTTGTGCCCTCGGCGCTTGGGGACGCCATTACCGCGCTGAAGGAGAACCGGATCGTGGGGCTTCAGAAATCAAGCGGCCTCAACAACATAGACGCTTCCTTGATAGAGGTCAACCTGACCACTCCCCTGACGGTGGTCGGGTATTCCGAGGAGGACGTCAGGAAGATCCAGGAAAAGATTCCCTACATGACATTCCTGAAGCGTGAAAAGGGCAGCATCAAGGAGTTCCCTGAGGTTGGACCGATCTGGGAGGAATGCCCCATCGCCGGGGCAGTGGCCACCGCCGCCATGCCCGAGGAAGTGGGCTACCAGATCGTGAAGGCTTATGTGGAGGGCTTTGACGAAATTGCCGCGGCCTACGGGCCTGTAAAGGGCTTCGACCCCGTGGGGGACTACTTCAGAAATGCCGGTGACGACGTAGTGCCGGCCCATGCGGGGCTCATCCGCTATGCGAAGGAAAAGGGAATAGAGGTTCCGGAGCGGTTCATTCCTCCGGAGTACAAAAAATAG
- a CDS encoding isocitrate lyase/PEP mutase family protein produces MKKTTMLKNMILERKALVCPGAHDAISAKLIEKAGFKALQVSGFGLSATYLGLPDMAFIGFSDVVHFTKNIVEAVKVPVMADADTGYGNSINAMYVTREFIGAGAAGMNIEDQVFPKRCGHLEGKQIIPLEEMVLKIKACRAVKDELDQDFVLNARTDAIAVAGIDEAVRRANAYAEAGADLIFVEAPRSVEQIEQAVREIRAPVSINLMDAVSGGKTPLVSIDRLREIGVGRVSIPVGPLFAAVKGMTDYLDAIRGDRIAEGRTELVAPFSDFKDLVGFEMFRELEKEYLPRFVE; encoded by the coding sequence GTGAAGAAAACAACCATGCTCAAAAATATGATTCTCGAACGGAAGGCCCTTGTGTGTCCCGGAGCCCATGACGCCATCTCGGCGAAGCTCATCGAAAAAGCGGGCTTCAAGGCTCTCCAGGTGAGCGGCTTCGGGCTTTCGGCCACCTACCTCGGCCTGCCGGACATGGCTTTCATCGGCTTCAGCGACGTGGTCCACTTCACGAAGAATATCGTGGAGGCAGTGAAAGTGCCCGTCATGGCCGACGCCGATACGGGGTACGGCAACAGCATCAACGCCATGTACGTGACGAGGGAGTTTATCGGGGCAGGGGCGGCGGGGATGAACATCGAGGACCAGGTGTTCCCGAAGCGCTGCGGGCACCTCGAGGGAAAGCAGATCATTCCCCTGGAGGAAATGGTGCTGAAGATCAAAGCCTGCAGGGCCGTGAAAGACGAGCTCGATCAGGATTTCGTTCTCAACGCCCGGACCGACGCCATAGCCGTGGCGGGAATAGATGAAGCCGTACGCCGGGCGAATGCCTATGCGGAAGCCGGGGCGGACCTGATTTTTGTGGAGGCACCCCGTTCCGTGGAGCAGATTGAACAGGCGGTACGGGAGATCAGGGCACCGGTGAGCATCAATCTCATGGACGCCGTTTCAGGAGGCAAAACGCCCCTGGTCTCCATCGACAGGCTGAGGGAAATAGGGGTGGGAAGGGTCAGCATTCCCGTGGGCCCCCTGTTCGCCGCCGTAAAGGGAATGACTGACTACCTCGACGCGATAAGGGGCGACAGGATCGCGGAAGGAAGAACGGAGCTTGTGGCGCCGTTTTCCGATTTCAAGGACCTCGTGGGATTCGAAATGTTCAGGGAACTGGAGAAGGAGTATCTTCCCCGATTTGTGGAATAG
- a CDS encoding MmgE/PrpD family protein, whose product MMDTINERLSKFSSELRFEDIPTDVLDHLKRVMLDCYGCGLFGSTTPWMKIYRDVLESMNDRQEASLWGTDRKTSVVNAMMINGSAINSFELDDTHTDGIIHVSTGVLGCITAFAEMLGTMSGKDFLTAATLAYEVSCRVAAPVGMEIAHQGWNNTGTCCPFGSTAGVGNMLGLTPEQMGHAMGIAGNWAGGLQAVQFASMAKRIVPSKSSEGAIIGALLAQKGFTGIEDVFENKFGGFYNCFTDDVYDVERTSGELGTRWELMGIGLKFYSTCRSKHTTIGALRKFREDHPDIKPDDIAKVVVHTTSITHKYSVDADAITSVVSAQLSHPYVCAVTLLEGNAFIDQFTEEKIRDPKILEFAKKVEVVHDEEIEKLPRHLRYTVKVDVHLKNGQVFNLQETFPKGHPKNPFSSDELLWKFRTLAGKAISDEQQVERIIESVLHLEDLDNVGELTGLLSVKS is encoded by the coding sequence ATGATGGATACCATTAACGAAAGGCTTTCCAAGTTTTCCTCGGAGCTTCGGTTCGAAGACATACCGACCGATGTGCTCGATCACCTGAAAAGAGTGATGCTCGATTGCTACGGCTGCGGCCTTTTCGGCTCCACCACTCCGTGGATGAAGATCTACCGGGATGTCCTCGAGAGCATGAACGACCGGCAGGAGGCGTCCCTCTGGGGCACGGACAGGAAGACGTCCGTCGTCAACGCCATGATGATCAACGGCTCCGCCATCAATTCCTTCGAGCTGGACGACACCCACACGGACGGCATCATCCACGTCTCCACCGGCGTGCTCGGCTGCATCACCGCCTTCGCCGAGATGCTCGGAACCATGAGCGGCAAAGATTTCCTCACCGCGGCCACGCTGGCCTACGAGGTCTCCTGCCGGGTGGCCGCCCCCGTGGGCATGGAAATCGCCCACCAGGGCTGGAACAACACGGGAACCTGCTGCCCCTTCGGCTCCACTGCCGGGGTGGGCAACATGCTCGGCCTGACGCCGGAGCAGATGGGGCACGCCATGGGCATCGCTGGAAACTGGGCAGGGGGGCTGCAGGCGGTCCAGTTCGCCTCCATGGCCAAGCGGATCGTACCGTCCAAGTCCTCTGAAGGGGCGATCATCGGCGCGCTCCTGGCGCAGAAAGGCTTCACCGGCATAGAAGACGTCTTCGAGAACAAATTCGGCGGCTTTTACAACTGTTTCACCGACGACGTGTACGATGTGGAACGGACCAGCGGCGAACTGGGTACCCGGTGGGAACTGATGGGAATCGGTCTCAAGTTCTACTCCACCTGCCGCAGTAAGCACACCACCATCGGTGCGCTCCGGAAATTCCGGGAGGACCACCCCGACATTAAGCCTGACGATATCGCGAAGGTCGTTGTCCACACCACGTCCATCACCCACAAGTACTCCGTCGACGCCGACGCCATAACCAGCGTGGTGTCGGCCCAGCTCAGCCACCCCTACGTGTGCGCCGTCACCCTTCTCGAGGGGAACGCCTTCATCGACCAGTTCACCGAGGAAAAGATCAGGGACCCGAAAATCCTGGAGTTCGCGAAGAAGGTGGAAGTGGTCCACGACGAGGAGATCGAGAAGCTGCCCAGGCACCTCCGCTACACCGTAAAGGTCGACGTTCACCTGAAGAACGGGCAGGTCTTCAATCTCCAGGAGACCTTCCCCAAGGGACACCCGAAGAATCCCTTCTCTTCCGACGAACTGCTCTGGAAATTCCGCACCCTCGCAGGAAAGGCCATCAGCGACGAGCAGCAGGTGGAGCGGATCATTGAATCGGTACTCCACCTCGAAGACCTGGACAACGTCGGGGAACTCACGGGGCTCCTTTCCGTGAAAAGCTGA
- a CDS encoding DUF4387 domain-containing protein yields MKTMNICNLARTIRSKNAGSFMITLEIIFADRQVYERVKQSGAVTQKTVADAYGLPEDNILDFIFFDPGMGIKANIKRKTPSGGPGETDVYGCQQYAPLFSIEVPWED; encoded by the coding sequence ATGAAGACCATGAACATCTGCAATCTGGCCAGAACGATCAGGAGCAAGAACGCGGGCAGCTTCATGATCACCCTCGAGATAATCTTCGCCGACCGGCAGGTCTACGAGAGGGTGAAACAGTCGGGAGCCGTGACGCAGAAAACCGTAGCCGACGCCTACGGGCTTCCCGAGGACAATATCCTGGACTTCATCTTCTTCGACCCCGGTATGGGGATCAAGGCGAACATCAAGCGAAAGACTCCCAGCGGCGGCCCCGGTGAGACGGATGTGTACGGCTGCCAGCAGTACGCTCCTCTCTTCTCCATTGAAGTCCCCTGGGAGGACTGA
- a CDS encoding 3-isopropylmalate dehydratase produces MENILTGRAHRFGDNINTDYIIAGKYTKTLDFTTLAEHVFEDIAPGFSRRVRPGDIVAAGRNFGCGSSREQAPIAIKYAGISVILAQSYSRIFFRNAVNQGIPAFLCDTSCIGQDDTVTVNIGENSVELPEKGKRIPLVPLSPVMLDILREGGLVEYLKKNGTFILPR; encoded by the coding sequence ATGGAGAACATTCTGACCGGAAGGGCCCACAGGTTCGGGGACAACATCAACACCGACTACATCATCGCGGGGAAATACACGAAGACTCTCGACTTCACCACCCTGGCGGAGCATGTCTTCGAGGACATAGCCCCGGGATTCTCCCGGAGAGTCCGGCCGGGGGACATCGTTGCGGCAGGCCGCAATTTCGGGTGCGGATCGTCCCGGGAGCAGGCTCCCATCGCCATCAAGTACGCCGGAATATCCGTCATCCTGGCCCAGTCATACTCCAGGATCTTCTTTCGCAATGCCGTCAACCAGGGCATCCCCGCCTTTCTCTGCGACACGTCCTGCATCGGCCAGGACGACACGGTCACCGTCAATATCGGGGAGAACTCCGTCGAACTGCCGGAGAAGGGAAAGAGAATCCCCCTCGTCCCCCTCTCGCCGGTGATGCTTGACATCCTGAGAGAAGGCGGACTGGTGGAGTACCTGAAAAAGAACGGGACATTCATTCTTCCTCGGTGA
- a CDS encoding TRAP transporter fused permease subunit, with amino-acid sequence MSLFSFGRIKTKVIFTLGFFLAVFQLLAPIYLTDLLDIQFRAIHVAFGLSIGFLYFPFRSRGEDKPPEEGISLFDIFLITVLLAANLNAFFKALDIYMGTTGASTLDLVLGAALMLLVLEAARRSVGLAIPLMVVLLLGYIFTGNSFPGMWKLKGINLEFVINSLYYSPLGIYGSVTGMSATFISMFIIFGSLLSATGGGRTFIDIALAITGKYTGGPAKAAVVSSALFGSISGSSVANVMVTGSYTIPLMKRLGYRPEFAAAVEAIASSGGGITPPIMSISAFMMAEFLNISYFRIIGYALLPCLLYYTGVFSGVHFRTVRMGIDKLPPEEIPKWRDILTLERIAGLLVPTGVLLYLIAIGQPLQLAGFYACVSALTVFLLVGILKHKIKDTINLIISALSEGGQDVARIVPILVSVSMLVNLIGITGIAPKISGVILQVGGTNIYFSLLIATVVPFLLGTSLPVVPTYVLSVSILVPPLLKLGIDPVAAHLFFIYWAILGGVTPPTCTAAVAAAGIAKANWVKTGFFAVRLGAVAFILPYFFALNPALVGRAPWMSILSHGATGFIGAISIAYGMFSHKECLLNPLRCAAFIVGGLLLLFPGTVHSLIGLVVVGTAFVIDRKILSRETGAGPGHNQNHSGEEVSK; translated from the coding sequence GTGAGCCTTTTTTCATTCGGTCGGATCAAAACAAAGGTCATCTTTACCCTCGGCTTCTTTCTCGCCGTCTTTCAGCTCCTTGCCCCCATATACCTTACGGATCTCCTGGACATCCAGTTCAGGGCGATCCATGTCGCCTTCGGCCTCTCCATCGGATTTCTCTACTTTCCCTTCCGCTCCCGGGGAGAGGATAAGCCTCCCGAAGAGGGCATTTCCCTTTTTGACATCTTCCTGATCACAGTTCTTCTCGCCGCAAATCTCAATGCGTTCTTCAAGGCCTTGGACATCTACATGGGCACCACAGGGGCATCAACCCTGGACCTGGTACTGGGGGCAGCGCTCATGCTCCTCGTCCTTGAAGCGGCCAGGAGATCGGTTGGGCTAGCCATTCCCCTGATGGTCGTTCTCCTGCTGGGCTATATTTTTACGGGAAATTCCTTCCCCGGAATGTGGAAATTAAAGGGAATCAATCTTGAGTTCGTGATCAACTCTCTCTACTACTCTCCTCTCGGAATATACGGAAGCGTCACGGGTATGTCGGCCACGTTCATCTCCATGTTCATCATCTTCGGTTCCCTGCTTTCGGCCACCGGAGGAGGCCGAACGTTCATCGACATCGCCCTCGCCATAACGGGGAAATATACCGGAGGGCCGGCAAAGGCAGCAGTAGTCTCGAGCGCCCTTTTCGGGAGCATTTCGGGAAGTTCGGTGGCAAACGTCATGGTCACGGGAAGCTACACGATTCCGTTAATGAAGCGGCTGGGCTACAGGCCCGAGTTCGCCGCCGCCGTGGAGGCCATCGCCTCGTCGGGAGGGGGAATCACCCCGCCGATCATGAGCATCAGCGCCTTCATGATGGCCGAGTTTCTTAACATCTCCTATTTTCGCATCATCGGATACGCCCTTCTCCCCTGTCTTCTCTACTACACCGGGGTCTTCAGCGGCGTCCACTTCAGAACTGTTCGCATGGGAATCGACAAGCTTCCTCCGGAGGAAATCCCCAAATGGCGGGACATCCTCACCCTCGAGAGAATCGCCGGGCTTCTCGTCCCCACCGGAGTGCTGCTGTATCTCATCGCTATCGGCCAGCCCCTTCAGCTGGCAGGTTTTTACGCGTGCGTATCGGCTTTGACGGTCTTCCTCCTGGTAGGCATACTGAAGCATAAGATAAAGGATACGATAAATCTCATCATCTCGGCCCTCTCCGAAGGAGGACAGGACGTGGCCCGGATCGTGCCCATCCTCGTATCGGTGAGCATGCTCGTGAACCTCATAGGCATTACGGGCATTGCGCCGAAGATCAGCGGCGTCATCCTCCAGGTCGGCGGCACGAACATCTATTTCTCCCTGCTCATCGCCACGGTGGTTCCCTTTCTCCTGGGCACATCCCTGCCGGTGGTCCCCACCTACGTGCTCTCCGTATCCATCCTGGTGCCCCCCCTGCTCAAACTGGGGATCGATCCGGTGGCGGCCCACCTCTTCTTCATTTACTGGGCAATCCTCGGGGGTGTGACTCCCCCCACGTGCACCGCTGCCGTGGCGGCGGCGGGAATCGCAAAGGCCAACTGGGTCAAGACAGGATTCTTCGCCGTCAGGCTCGGAGCGGTGGCCTTCATCCTGCCCTACTTCTTCGCCCTCAACCCGGCGCTTGTCGGGAGGGCTCCGTGGATGAGCATCCTGAGCCACGGAGCAACCGGTTTTATCGGGGCCATTTCCATTGCCTACGGCATGTTCAGCCACAAGGAATGCCTGCTGAATCCCCTCCGGTGCGCCGCCTTCATCGTCGGGGGGCTGCTTCTTCTCTTCCCGGGGACGGTTCATTCGCTCATCGGTCTTGTCGTGGTGGGAACGGCATTCGTTATCGACAGGAAGATCCTGTCACGGGAAACAGGCGCCGGGCCTGGACACAATCAGAACCACTCCGGGGAGGAGGTCTCGAAGTGA
- a CDS encoding MmgE/PrpD family protein, with product MAGLTEKLAAFSASLACDRLPENVVSQARRCLLDTVGALLAGSRLSLSGQAGRKFAERLVEQGQAVVAGSSFRKSPMTAAFVNGMAAHALELDDGSKYATCHPGASIIPACLALGEAEGISGKQLVEAIAAGYEVSLRVGTAINPGHYLRGFHPTGTIASFGTTAAASKILGLSPELTVQAMGIAGSLASGINQYEIDGTVSKHVHPGNAARNGILSAMLARDGMTGPAEILEGKLGFFHCFADSADTALVDRELGEDWHFLRIYFKPYCSCRYVHYAIEATLKDLEQHPFPPEEIGSIVVRTHRNAKQGSDIPDYRSPLHARLSIQYGIASILVRGKAGIREYEEEAIADPEVRRVSDLVRIEVDEEIQKLYPNPRSMIVEITDKKGNMASARIDHAKGDAENPMSDGELFEKFRDVTGGVIPSERAERIITAAMAIHTREEIASFTEMLHI from the coding sequence ATGGCCGGCCTCACCGAAAAGCTTGCCGCTTTCTCAGCCTCCCTTGCCTGTGACCGGCTGCCTGAGAACGTGGTTTCCCAGGCACGGCGCTGCCTCCTTGACACCGTGGGAGCCCTCCTCGCCGGGAGCCGCCTGTCCCTGAGCGGGCAGGCGGGGAGAAAATTCGCCGAACGGCTCGTGGAACAGGGACAGGCGGTCGTGGCGGGAAGTTCTTTCCGAAAATCACCCATGACCGCTGCCTTCGTCAACGGAATGGCCGCTCACGCCCTCGAGCTGGATGACGGTTCAAAATACGCCACCTGTCACCCCGGCGCCTCAATCATCCCGGCCTGCCTCGCCCTCGGGGAGGCGGAGGGGATTTCCGGGAAACAGCTTGTGGAAGCCATCGCCGCCGGCTACGAGGTGTCGCTCCGTGTAGGGACCGCCATCAACCCGGGCCATTACCTCAGGGGATTCCACCCTACGGGGACCATCGCCTCCTTCGGCACAACGGCCGCTGCGTCGAAAATCCTCGGTCTCTCCCCGGAGCTGACGGTCCAGGCCATGGGAATCGCCGGAAGTCTGGCCTCGGGCATCAACCAGTACGAGATCGACGGCACAGTTTCGAAGCATGTTCACCCTGGAAACGCCGCCAGGAACGGAATTCTCTCCGCCATGCTCGCCCGGGACGGCATGACCGGCCCTGCGGAAATTCTCGAGGGAAAGCTCGGCTTCTTTCACTGCTTCGCCGACAGCGCCGATACGGCCCTCGTGGACAGGGAACTGGGGGAGGACTGGCATTTCCTGCGCATCTACTTCAAGCCCTACTGCTCCTGCAGGTATGTGCACTACGCCATCGAGGCCACGCTGAAAGACCTGGAGCAGCACCCCTTCCCTCCGGAGGAGATCGGGTCCATCGTGGTGCGCACCCACCGGAACGCGAAACAGGGCTCGGACATTCCGGACTATCGCTCGCCCCTCCATGCCAGGCTCAGCATCCAGTACGGCATCGCGTCCATCCTGGTCCGCGGGAAGGCGGGCATACGGGAGTACGAGGAGGAGGCCATCGCCGATCCGGAAGTGAGAAGAGTCTCGGACCTTGTGCGGATCGAGGTGGACGAAGAGATCCAGAAACTCTACCCGAACCCCCGCTCCATGATCGTGGAGATCACGGACAAAAAAGGGAACATGGCGTCCGCGAGAATCGACCATGCGAAGGGGGACGCGGAAAACCCCATGTCCGACGGGGAGCTTTTCGAAAAATTCCGGGATGTCACCGGCGGAGTGATCCCTTCCGAAAGGGCGGAACGGATCATAACGGCGGCCATGGCAATCCATACCCGTGAGGAGATCGCCTCCTTCACGGAGATGCTCCACATTTGA